The Phormidium yuhuli AB48 DNA window TGGGTCTGGAACCTGTTGGCAATGGGTATGCCTTGGTCATGGAAGATGGGAATGGGTTGTCTTTAAGTCAATATCTTCAAGAGCAAAGCCTGGATGTAGCCGAAGTGCTAGAGATTGCCCTACAACTGGCCAACATCCTCCACGACCTACACCAGCACCGTGTCATCCACAAAGACGTCAAGCCGGCCAATATCCTCATTCACCCAGAACACAAAACCGTCAAGCTTATTGACTTTAGTATTGCCTCATTGTTACCCAAGGAAAGCCAAGAGATTCAAAGCCCCAACATTTTAGAAGGCACTTTAGCCTACTTAGCTCCTGAACAAACCGGACGCATGAATCGTGGCATTGATTATCGTGCAGACTTTTACGCCTTGGGTGTGACCCTGTACCAACTCTTGAGTGGTGAGTTACCCTTCCAGTCCAACGATCCGATGGACTTAATACATAGTCATATTGCCAAATCCCCCACACCCCTGACTCAGGTGAACCCAGCCGTTCCAGACATCGTGGCAGCCATGGTCGCCAAACTGATGGCCAAGAATGCTGAAGACCGGTATCAACATGCCTTGGGACTCCAGTATGACTTACAGCACTGTTTGACCCAATGGCAAGAGACCGGTGAAATATCAAAGTTTGACCTGGGTAAGCGGGATGTGAGCGATCGCTTCCTCATCCCTGAAAAGCTTTACGGCCGGGAAGGGGAAGTACAAACCCTGTTAGAGGCCTTTGAGCGTGTGTGCCAAGGCCGTTCAGAACTGATGCTGGTCGCCGGATTTTCTGGAATTGGCAAAACCGCTGTCGTCAATGAAGTCCACAAACCCATTACCCGGCAAAAAGGCTACTTCATCAAAGGAAAATTCGACCAATTTAACCGCAACAGTCCCCTCTTAGCTTTTGTCCAAGCCCTACGAGATTTAATGAATCAACTGCTTTCAGAATCTGATGAGCAGTTAGAAATCTGGAAAGACAAGCTCCTAGAAGCCCTAGGAGATAGTGGTCAAGTCCTGATTAATTTAATTCCTGAACTCGAACAGATTATTGGCTCACAACCTCCCACCCCAGACCTCTCAGGCGAGGCCGCCCAAAACCGCTTTAACCATCTGTTTCAAAACTTTCTTCAGGTGTTCACGAAAGAAGAACATCCCCTGGTCATCTTTATCGATGACCTACAATGGGCCGACTCCGCCTCCTTGAACCTAATGCAAGGTCTATTAACAGAAGCGCATTCTCAATATCTCTTAGTGTTGGGAGCCTATCGAGATAATGAAGTATTTCCCGGTCATCCCTTTTTGATGATGATGACGGCCCTAGAAAAAGCTAATATCACCCTAGAAACTCTAACTCTAAGTCCCTTGAGTGCCGAGAGCGTGAACCATCTGATTGCCGATGCTTTTCAGGCTCCAGCCTCTGGGGTACAGCCCTTGACGAATTTGGTCATGCAAAAAACCCAGGGCAATCCTTTCTTTGCTACTCAATTCCTCAAGGCATTACACCAAGATGGACTCATTACGTTTGACCGAGAGGTTGGCCACTGGCAATGTGACTTAATGGCAGTCCAGGATGCCGCAACCGATGATGTAGTAGAGTTCATGGCCTTGCAGTTACGAAAATTGCCCATGGCTACCCAAGAACAGCTCAAATTTGCAGCTTGTATTGGGGCAAAATTTGACCTCAAGACCTTGACGATTGTTTCAGAAGAAGAGGAAATCCAAGTGGCGTCAACCCTGTGGCCGGCACTACAAGAGGGGCTGATTGTACCTGAGAGTAAAATCTACAAGTTCTATTTGGATGATGAGCAATGCCCAGACCATCAATTCCTAAATGAAGAAGTTTTTGAGCAAATTCACTATCGTTTTTTCCATGACCGGGTGCAACAGGCAGCCTATTCCCTGATTCCCGAAGATCAGAAACAGGCGACTCACCTAAAGATTGGGCAATTGCTGCAACAGAATTTATCGGAGAGCGAACAAGAAGAAAAACTATTTAATATTGTTGGACATTTCAACTCGGGGCGTGGGTTGCTGAGTCAGGAAAGTGAACGAGAGTCTTTGATTCGACTGAACCTTGCCGCCATTGAAAAAGCGAAGAAAGCCACGGCTTACCGAGCGGCTCAAGACTTAGCTATAGTGGGGTTAGATTTACTTTCAGAATATAGTTGGCAAACCCAGTATGAATTGAGTCTGAAGCTGCATCAAACTGCCGCTACTATGGCCTATTTGAATGGAGATTTTGAAGAAGCAAATCACCAAATTCAACAAGTTTTGGATTCTGCTCAGACCGTCTTGGATAAAGTGCCTGTTTACCAGGTGCAGATCAAGATGTCGGCAGCTCAGAATGAATTTGCGGAGGCGATCGCTCTAGCGGCCCAAGCTATTACTGAGTTGGGAGTCGAATTTCCGGTAGACATCACACCAAGTTTAAACCAGAAAGCCTTACAAGATGTGGCGATGGAGTTAGAAGGGAAAGTGATTGAGGATTTAGTAAATTTGCCCGTGATCGCTGACCCAACCATGATTGCTATCATGGAACTGCTAGGGATGATAGTGCCAATGGTATTTGCAGCTAAATCAACATTTCTGCCCTTTCTTACTGCGAAGATTGTCAGCTTGTCGCTTCAATTTGGCAATGCGCCTGTTTCCAGTACTGGTTATGCTACCTATGGCATGGTTTTAACGACGAGCTCGGATCAAGTCGAGCTAGGCTACAACTTTGGCAAAATGGCTTTAGACCTAATTTATCGCCTCGATACAAAAGCATATAAATGTCTAACAACTCTTATTTTTTCGCCTTTCATACAGCATCAAAAAGAACCTATAAGTTCCATATTTCTCCCCTTGAAACAAGGGTATTTAGCGGGCATAGAAACTGGTGACTTTTTATATGCAGGTTACTGCCTTAACAACCATCTTGATGCTTCTTTCTACACTGGACAAGAATTATCTGAGCTTCAATCAGAAATCAATCATTTTTGTGCAGTTATGGTTTCATTTAAGCAGGATAATCCCCTGACATACTTTCGAATGAAGCATGAATTTGTACAACGCTTAGTTAAAATAACTGATCAACCAACTCTTTTGATTGGGGATGCCTATGATGAGACGAAAATGTTTCCACAGTACCTGCAAACTAACGAGCTACTAGCCTTGGGTTATGCGTATACCTATAAGCTAATCTTGGCTTATTTGTTTAGCGATTATAACCATGCTCTTGACTACATTCATGAACTTAGTAAGTATTTGAATACTATCGCTGGAATGTTACATGTTGCTCCCGTACATTTCTATTGCGGATTAACCTATTTGGCGGTGGCAAAAACCAAGTCTGAAAATGAAAAACTGCAACTACTTGCTTTAACAGAACAGCATCACGCTATTCTATCAACTTGGGCAGAGAATGCTCCCATGAATCACGAACATAAAGTGAATCTCTTGGCAGCAGAAAAATATCGAGTTTTGGGTGATATTGCCAAGGCTATTGATGGCTATGATCGAGCTATTACCGGAGCCAAAGCCAACGGTTTTATCCAAGACGAAGCTCTTGCTAACGAACTAGCAGCAAAGTTTTACCTCGATTGTGGTAAAGAAAAAGTCGCCGCCAGCTATATGCAAGACGCTTACTACGGCTATGCTCGTTGGGGAGCCAAAGCCAAAGTCGCCGATTTAGGGCAACGCTATCCCCAACTCCTGCAACCTATCCTGCAACCGGTCCTCCAATCCCTTGATCTATTGAATACCGTCAGCATCATTTCCAGTGCCAGGGTTGTTAGTAGCAGCGGGGTCTCACAGGGGAGCAGATCGGGTCTTAACCAAGCTTTAGACTTAGGCAGTGTACTCAAGGCATCTCAAGCGCTTTCGGGAACCTTAGAACTGGATGAATTACTCAGTCAACTGACGCGGATTATTTTGCAAAACTCAGGGGGCGATCGCTGTACCTTAATCATTCCCACGGATGCAGGTGAATGGCAAGTCCGAGCCATCACCACTCTTGAGACGGTTCATCTCTGTAGCGAGGCGATCGCCCACAGTCCTAATCTACCCCTGAAACTAATTCAGTATGTTAAAAACACGCAACAGGTTGTGACGATTGATAACCTCGTCACTGACTTACCGGTTTTAGACCAGTATCTAGAAACTGAAAAACCCAAGAGTGTACTCGGTTTGCCCATCCTGACTCAAGGACGTTGTCTGGGAATTTTATATCTACAGAATCAGCTCAGTTCTGGGGTGTTCACCCCGGAACGCATCACTATCCTAAATTTCCTTTGCACCCAAGCCGCAATTTCCTTAGAAAATGCCCGGTTGTATCAACGAGTGCAACAGTCCCTGACGGAATTGCAAGAAGCCCAACTTCAGTTAGTCCAGGGTGAAAAAATGTCTGCCCTGGGGGGCTTAGTCTCTGGGGTAGCCCATGAGATTAATAATCCCGTGGGTTGTATTCTGGGCAATGTGGGAGCTACGGAAGACTATGTAAACGATTTATTGGGATTGCTTGACTTATATGGAGAAGCATTCCCGGAACCCGGAGAGGAGATTGAGGCAGAGCTAGAGGCGGTAGAGTTAGACTATGTGCGGCAGGATTTACCTCAGTTGATTCGGGCGATGCGGGATAGTGGCGATCGCATTAAATCCATCAGCAAAAGTTTACGCACCTTCTCCCGGAAAGATACGGATTCCAAGCAGCCCTTTGATATCCATGAAGGACTCGATAGTACCCTCCTGATTTTACGCCACCGCCTCAAAGCCAATGAGCATCGACCTGAGATTGAGGTCGTTAAGGACTATGGTTCTCTCCAACCGGTTCATTGCTTCCCGGGACAACTCAATCAGGTCTTTATGAATCTACTCGCCAATGCCATTGATGTCTTTGATGAGATGGCACAAGAATCATCCTTTGCTGCCTTGAAAGAGAAAACCCAGCGGATTACCCTGACAACTCGACAAGTTGATAATGAGGTAACCTTAACCATTGCCGATAATGGCTCAGGGATTCCCGAGGAGATTCAACCCCAAATTTTTGACCATTTGTTTACGACCAAAGCCGTGGGCAAAGGGACTGGGCTGGGTTTGGCGATCGCCCGTCAGATTGTTGTAGATAAACATGGGGGTTACTTAGAGGTTCAGTCACACTTAGGACAAGGCACTGAATTTTCTATTCGACTGCCGAGTAATGGTGTTACTCCTTAAAAAGTTAAATCGTGTTGAAAAATGAGCATGGGTCTGTTAATCTCTTAAAAAGAGATAGACCCAAACCCCACAACCATTTTTCATCCCATTTTTTGCTATCCTGACCAAACTAATGCTGCTAATGGGACTTAAACAAGAGTCGCTGAAGGATTCGAGACTTGCTCAGGGAAGAGATCGGGGTTTTGCTCTGGGTTTAGCAGCCACAGGCCCGATCGCAGTTTAAAGGCTTCTTTAGGCAGGGTCATTCCCTGTTGTAGAGCCATAACCAAAAGCGTCAGCGTTTCAACCAGTTTCGGGTCCCAGCGGTGACCACTAGCCGCTTGACAATCCGCCAAGGCTTCCATCAAGGCCTGAGACCGGGATTGTTCTTGCATTAACCGATTCAGCCGTCGTTGAAACTCAACCAGTAGCCCTAAAATGCGGCATTCTAGGGGAATCTCATCGTAACCCAAGCCCCCCGGCCTTCCTGAACCATCCCAATATTCCCCTTGGTGGGCGATAATTTGGGAGATCGCCTTGAGTTGCGGCATCATTCGCAACGCTTGTCGTCCCGGATAGAGAGGACAACTTAGAGGGGACGGCTCACTCTCAGCTAAACTCGCTTCTGGATACGGCAAAGCATCAATTCGATGTAATAACCCTGCTAAACGTAACCGTTTCACCTGCCAAGCGGGCAAATCCAGGATTTGAGCAAAGGCTTCACAGAGTCCCGAGACGTCACTAGCGGCGTGGGGATTTTGCAAATCTGTTAAATCAATCAGTTGGGCCATGCGTAGAAAGGCCTGCAACTTATTCGAGACAATATTATATTCGAGTTCAGGCTGGTGGGGAAAAACCTGAGTCTCTAAGTCCTGGCTAAGTCCCTCATGAGAATCACTCAGGTAACGTACCACCCGCGAGACAATGGGGTTTAAGTCTTGAGAGACCTGAGCCACATCCAGGGGGGGCTGTTGAGAGAGTTCCCGGCGAATCTCAGCGACTCGCATCTTGAGGGATTCCGCCACATCCTCTCGCAACGGTTGAATATGCTCAATCGCTAACTCCACAGCGGCTAACACTAACTCCGGCTCAAACGTCCAAAAGCCATAAAACTTCCGCTCCAAATCCACCTCGGGAACCCCCGTATCGCCGTAATCTGCCTGGGAAAGTTCCTGACACAAGACCATCGCCGTATAACCAGGAGACAGAATAAGGAGATGCCATTCTTGAGCCACGGGGTCGTCAGGGGCGAGGGGGACTAGCTCAACATTGGCTTTTTGGCTCGTGGGATGCTCCCGGAAACCTGAGTCGGGGGCCGCCAGAATCACAATAGTTTGGGCCTTATCGGCAATCTCTCCGTAGCGATCAGCTTCCTGGAGATACCATTTCCCCTGTTGAAAGGCAGTCATCATGACCGGGTTACAGTCCGACTCTAGGATGCTGTCTTCCAGGGCATGACAGAGAGCAACAAGAGTATTTTTATAGTACACCCCGTGGTTTATGGGCGGCGTAGGACGGGGTTGGGTGTTTTGCCGTTGGACGAGTTTTTGGAGGAGAGATCCGTT harbors:
- a CDS encoding DICT sensory domain-containing protein, translated to MLNGSLLQKLVQRQNTQPRPTPPINHGVYYKNTLVALCHALEDSILESDCNPVMMTAFQQGKWYLQEADRYGEIADKAQTIVILAAPDSGFREHPTSQKANVELVPLAPDDPVAQEWHLLILSPGYTAMVLCQELSQADYGDTGVPEVDLERKFYGFWTFEPELVLAAVELAIEHIQPLREDVAESLKMRVAEIRRELSQQPPLDVAQVSQDLNPIVSRVVRYLSDSHEGLSQDLETQVFPHQPELEYNIVSNKLQAFLRMAQLIDLTDLQNPHAASDVSGLCEAFAQILDLPAWQVKRLRLAGLLHRIDALPYPEASLAESEPSPLSCPLYPGRQALRMMPQLKAISQIIAHQGEYWDGSGRPGGLGYDEIPLECRILGLLVEFQRRLNRLMQEQSRSQALMEALADCQAASGHRWDPKLVETLTLLVMALQQGMTLPKEAFKLRSGLWLLNPEQNPDLFPEQVSNPSATLV
- a CDS encoding trifunctional serine/threonine-protein kinase/ATP-binding protein/sensor histidine kinase, translating into MTHPAHPSSPAVDKLSGFSLVEQIYLGARTAVYRALDNRNQHPVVIKVLRSEYPTFGELVQFRNQYAIAKNLSIPGIVNVLGLEPVGNGYALVMEDGNGLSLSQYLQEQSLDVAEVLEIALQLANILHDLHQHRVIHKDVKPANILIHPEHKTVKLIDFSIASLLPKESQEIQSPNILEGTLAYLAPEQTGRMNRGIDYRADFYALGVTLYQLLSGELPFQSNDPMDLIHSHIAKSPTPLTQVNPAVPDIVAAMVAKLMAKNAEDRYQHALGLQYDLQHCLTQWQETGEISKFDLGKRDVSDRFLIPEKLYGREGEVQTLLEAFERVCQGRSELMLVAGFSGIGKTAVVNEVHKPITRQKGYFIKGKFDQFNRNSPLLAFVQALRDLMNQLLSESDEQLEIWKDKLLEALGDSGQVLINLIPELEQIIGSQPPTPDLSGEAAQNRFNHLFQNFLQVFTKEEHPLVIFIDDLQWADSASLNLMQGLLTEAHSQYLLVLGAYRDNEVFPGHPFLMMMTALEKANITLETLTLSPLSAESVNHLIADAFQAPASGVQPLTNLVMQKTQGNPFFATQFLKALHQDGLITFDREVGHWQCDLMAVQDAATDDVVEFMALQLRKLPMATQEQLKFAACIGAKFDLKTLTIVSEEEEIQVASTLWPALQEGLIVPESKIYKFYLDDEQCPDHQFLNEEVFEQIHYRFFHDRVQQAAYSLIPEDQKQATHLKIGQLLQQNLSESEQEEKLFNIVGHFNSGRGLLSQESERESLIRLNLAAIEKAKKATAYRAAQDLAIVGLDLLSEYSWQTQYELSLKLHQTAATMAYLNGDFEEANHQIQQVLDSAQTVLDKVPVYQVQIKMSAAQNEFAEAIALAAQAITELGVEFPVDITPSLNQKALQDVAMELEGKVIEDLVNLPVIADPTMIAIMELLGMIVPMVFAAKSTFLPFLTAKIVSLSLQFGNAPVSSTGYATYGMVLTTSSDQVELGYNFGKMALDLIYRLDTKAYKCLTTLIFSPFIQHQKEPISSIFLPLKQGYLAGIETGDFLYAGYCLNNHLDASFYTGQELSELQSEINHFCAVMVSFKQDNPLTYFRMKHEFVQRLVKITDQPTLLIGDAYDETKMFPQYLQTNELLALGYAYTYKLILAYLFSDYNHALDYIHELSKYLNTIAGMLHVAPVHFYCGLTYLAVAKTKSENEKLQLLALTEQHHAILSTWAENAPMNHEHKVNLLAAEKYRVLGDIAKAIDGYDRAITGAKANGFIQDEALANELAAKFYLDCGKEKVAASYMQDAYYGYARWGAKAKVADLGQRYPQLLQPILQPVLQSLDLLNTVSIISSARVVSSSGVSQGSRSGLNQALDLGSVLKASQALSGTLELDELLSQLTRIILQNSGGDRCTLIIPTDAGEWQVRAITTLETVHLCSEAIAHSPNLPLKLIQYVKNTQQVVTIDNLVTDLPVLDQYLETEKPKSVLGLPILTQGRCLGILYLQNQLSSGVFTPERITILNFLCTQAAISLENARLYQRVQQSLTELQEAQLQLVQGEKMSALGGLVSGVAHEINNPVGCILGNVGATEDYVNDLLGLLDLYGEAFPEPGEEIEAELEAVELDYVRQDLPQLIRAMRDSGDRIKSISKSLRTFSRKDTDSKQPFDIHEGLDSTLLILRHRLKANEHRPEIEVVKDYGSLQPVHCFPGQLNQVFMNLLANAIDVFDEMAQESSFAALKEKTQRITLTTRQVDNEVTLTIADNGSGIPEEIQPQIFDHLFTTKAVGKGTGLGLAIARQIVVDKHGGYLEVQSHLGQGTEFSIRLPSNGVTP